The window GGCTGGACGACGTCCACGGGGGCACCGGAGGCCATGCTGCGCCGGCCGCCGATGGCATTGGTCAGCTCCGGCCCGGCGCCAGCGAGGTCGGACAGGGCCTCCTCGAGCTGGGCGCGCTCCGGCGACCCTGGGGCGTAGGTGAGGTTGGGCTCGTTGACGGGGACGGGCACGCGGGTCACGGCATCCATGCCGCCCATCGTGGCACGCAGGGGGCCGGTCGCGGAGGGGGACGGGCCGGGCCCTGCGACCCTGGCGCGGCGGCTGCGAGCACGGTGGGCTGGCCCTGACGAGGCTCGGTGGCGAGGCTGGCCTGCGAGGTGCGGAGAGCGAGATGCGGGACCGGATGAGGGCCCTGGCCGCAGTGGTGGCGCTCGGACTGGCGATGGCGGTGGCCCCGGTGGCCGTCGCCGCCGACGTTTCCTTGACGGTGGTGCCGGACCAGACCGAGGTGCCTCCCGGGGGGCAGGTCGAGTTCAGCGCGCTGTTCCTGCTGCCGGCCGAGACCGTGACGGTGGAGTCCCTGACGAGCGCGGCGCTCGGTGACCTGACCGACCCCGGCAACCCGGGGCTGGAGTCGACCACCTGCGACCTGCCGGTGGTGGTCGGACCGGACGACTCCTTCGGCGCCTACGACTTCGGCTGCACGTACGTCGTCCGGTTCGACGGCGCGCCGGGCGCCCGGCCGGACACCGTCACCGCGGTGGTACGGCGGGCGAGTGCGAGCGAGGTCACGGTCACCGCAACGGCCGACGTCACCGTGTCGGCGGACGTCGGGGCGCTGGTCGGCAGGGTCACCGACGACGTCACCGGTGCGCCGGTCGACGGGGTCCGGGTC is drawn from Acidimicrobiales bacterium and contains these coding sequences:
- a CDS encoding carboxypeptidase-like regulatory domain-containing protein — protein: MRDRMRALAAVVALGLAMAVAPVAVAADVSLTVVPDQTEVPPGGQVEFSALFLLPAETVTVESLTSAALGDLTDPGNPGLESTTCDLPVVVGPDDSFGAYDFGCTYVVRFDGAPGARPDTVTAVVRRASASEVTVTATADVTVSADVGALVGRVTDDVTGAPVDGVRVLAWGPAGTSRGATTDASGHYGFFGLVPGAYRLHAGNLVELVASEYAPEWYRDRADAATADTVAVVGGETSSADL